The following proteins come from a genomic window of Sphaerisporangium rubeum:
- the eccD gene encoding type VII secretion integral membrane protein EccD codes for MTQLEPSGPATNPAIPAAAGPPVVQPPPAQGGGTPVAVLRGPGTGVALTRVTVVTPRKRVDLAVPSDLPLAHVLPGMLGAAGETGDDPAYVSSGWVLQRVGGRPLDVDSGLGSLGVRDGEVLYLVPRASELPEAVFDDVADTIATAVKERAGRWRERHTRATGLGAAIAFLLAGALALTVAGPPWQPAAIVCGVAALLLTGGAAALSRAFGDAGAGAAIGYTALPYAFLAGMFAPARDVGLLWFGAPSVLAGFAMTALAATVAGWAVAEGLPGYFGVVVASLAGAAGSAAVMVWDVPVPGAAAAVATVVLACTPLIPALSFRLARLPLPAAPANAEELRADTGELDGPDVKRRAVEAERFATGLTAGVALVAFAGEVLLLGADGWAARATHVVLALALLVRARVFLGVGQRLWLIAAGTAGLVLFLVAVGLTGQKAALLIAPALLVAGAVATGAGLFLSTERPTPFWGRAGDVLEFVLVMALFPLTLAVLDVYSWVRGLAG; via the coding sequence GTGACCCAACTGGAGCCGTCCGGACCCGCGACCAACCCCGCGATACCGGCCGCCGCCGGCCCGCCGGTCGTCCAGCCGCCTCCCGCGCAGGGAGGCGGGACGCCGGTGGCGGTGCTCCGCGGGCCGGGGACCGGGGTCGCGCTGACGCGGGTGACGGTCGTCACGCCGCGCAAGAGAGTCGACCTGGCCGTGCCGTCCGACCTGCCGCTGGCCCACGTGCTGCCGGGGATGCTCGGGGCCGCCGGGGAGACGGGGGACGACCCGGCGTACGTGTCCAGCGGGTGGGTGCTGCAACGGGTCGGCGGACGGCCGCTGGACGTGGACTCCGGCCTCGGCTCGCTCGGGGTGCGCGACGGCGAGGTGCTGTACCTCGTGCCGCGCGCGTCGGAACTGCCTGAGGCGGTGTTCGACGACGTGGCCGACACCATCGCGACCGCCGTCAAGGAACGGGCCGGCCGCTGGCGTGAACGGCACACCCGGGCCACCGGGCTCGGCGCGGCGATCGCGTTCCTGCTGGCCGGAGCGCTCGCGCTGACCGTGGCGGGGCCGCCGTGGCAGCCGGCCGCGATCGTCTGCGGGGTGGCCGCGCTGCTGCTGACCGGCGGCGCGGCGGCGCTGTCCCGTGCTTTCGGCGACGCGGGGGCCGGGGCCGCCATCGGGTACACCGCGCTGCCGTACGCCTTCCTCGCCGGCATGTTCGCGCCGGCCCGCGACGTCGGCCTGCTGTGGTTCGGCGCGCCGAGTGTGCTCGCCGGGTTCGCCATGACGGCGCTCGCCGCCACCGTCGCCGGGTGGGCCGTCGCCGAGGGCCTGCCGGGCTACTTCGGTGTCGTCGTCGCCTCGCTCGCAGGTGCGGCGGGCTCGGCCGCGGTGATGGTCTGGGACGTCCCGGTTCCCGGCGCCGCGGCGGCCGTCGCCACCGTCGTGCTCGCCTGCACGCCGCTGATCCCGGCGTTGTCGTTCCGGCTGGCCCGCCTGCCGCTTCCCGCCGCGCCGGCGAACGCCGAGGAACTGCGCGCCGACACCGGTGAGCTCGACGGCCCCGACGTCAAACGGCGCGCGGTCGAGGCCGAGCGCTTCGCCACGGGCCTCACCGCCGGTGTGGCACTGGTCGCCTTCGCCGGCGAGGTGCTGCTGCTCGGCGCGGACGGCTGGGCCGCGCGCGCCACGCACGTGGTGCTCGCGCTGGCGCTGCTGGTGCGGGCCCGGGTCTTCCTCGGCGTCGGCCAGCGGCTGTGGCTGATCGCGGCGGGGACGGCGGGGCTGGTGCTCTTCCTCGTCGCCGTGGGGCTCACCGGCCAGAAAGCGGCCCTGCTGATCGCTCCCGCGCTACTGGTGGCCGGCGCGGTGGCGACCGGCGCCGGCCTGTTCCTGTCCACCGAGCGGCCGACGCCGTTCTGGGGCCGCGCCGGCGACGTACTGGAGTTCGTGCTGGTCATGGCGCTGTTCCCGCTGACGCTCGCCGTACTGGACGTCTACTCCTGGGTACGCGGCCTGGCCGGCTGA
- a CDS encoding YbaB/EbfC family nucleoid-associated protein, translating to MDFGDFAHIDAEKLLRGTQEQFARLEEVQRRTGALTGVASDGNALVTAEYTQEGLRDLRLDPAAMRLSAEDLADLIKQVIAASADDLRERAVALMSEVLGSPAEPAPHTTPLGQTTVRTYEEAMARLDTLRRRLDP from the coding sequence ATGGACTTCGGTGACTTCGCCCACATCGACGCCGAGAAACTGCTGCGCGGCACGCAGGAACAGTTCGCGCGACTGGAGGAGGTCCAGCGGCGCACCGGCGCGCTGACCGGTGTCGCGAGCGACGGAAACGCGCTGGTCACCGCCGAGTACACCCAGGAAGGGCTGCGCGACCTGCGGCTCGACCCCGCGGCCATGCGCCTGTCCGCCGAGGACCTCGCCGACCTGATCAAGCAGGTCATCGCCGCGTCCGCCGACGACCTGCGCGAGAGAGCCGTGGCCCTGATGAGCGAGGTACTCGGCTCACCGGCCGAACCGGCGCCGCACACCACCCCCCTCGGCCAGACCACCGTCCGCACCTACGAAGAGGCGATGGCCCGCCTCGACACCCTCCGCCGCCGCCTGGACCCGTGA
- the eccB gene encoding type VII secretion protein EccB yields MQTRRDLYQAHRLMTQRLGMALLQGEPDVPESPMRRHNVAMFCGVLVAVLVTAAFGVWGLLRPGGATALTEPGTLIVEEGTGATYVYSKAEERLIPVANYTSARLLLGTATVTVRTVSPASLAGFSRGTLVGIAGAPESLPAPDRLVRGPWSACVAETTGSGGARRPYVTLVGGMAVGGRPFGNGAMVADDGQQSWVILADRRMRIGDAGVRALTASRPRQVPASWLNALPIGPDFTGPRVAGRGKRMRGPDGLPSAVGRVYTVPAVTGGDARWYVLLRDGLAPISQTQATLMLQDPASQAAYGRGRMRPLEVDAARANAFPQSRTSLAADGLPATMPRIETPDPAAPLCAVYADTEKGSTRASLTIGGRLAMPAPAAAGADPDHVDQVLLPPGGAVLAGLLPGDGQAQAVRDHWLITDQGRRFALASADVLAILGYDAAHVTPVPAHLLHLIPEGPALDPAAARVPVPAGGTPSAQVQ; encoded by the coding sequence ATGCAGACCCGCCGTGATCTGTACCAGGCGCACCGCCTGATGACGCAGCGCCTCGGCATGGCGCTGCTGCAAGGTGAGCCCGACGTCCCCGAGTCGCCGATGCGGCGGCACAACGTGGCGATGTTCTGCGGCGTGCTCGTGGCGGTCCTCGTCACGGCCGCGTTCGGCGTCTGGGGGCTGCTGCGGCCCGGCGGCGCGACCGCGCTCACCGAGCCCGGCACGCTCATCGTCGAGGAGGGCACCGGCGCCACGTACGTCTACAGCAAGGCCGAGGAGCGGCTGATACCGGTCGCCAACTACACCTCGGCCCGCCTGCTGCTCGGCACCGCCACCGTGACCGTGCGCACCGTGTCACCGGCCTCGCTCGCGGGTTTCTCCCGCGGCACGCTGGTCGGCATCGCCGGGGCCCCGGAGTCGCTGCCGGCGCCGGACCGGCTGGTGCGGGGTCCCTGGTCGGCGTGCGTGGCGGAGACCACCGGGTCCGGCGGCGCGCGGCGGCCGTACGTCACGCTGGTCGGCGGCATGGCGGTCGGCGGCCGGCCCTTCGGGAACGGCGCCATGGTCGCCGACGACGGCCAGCAGTCGTGGGTGATCCTGGCCGACCGCCGCATGCGGATCGGCGACGCCGGGGTGCGCGCGCTGACGGCGAGCCGGCCGCGCCAGGTGCCGGCGTCGTGGCTCAACGCGCTGCCGATCGGCCCGGACTTCACGGGCCCCCGTGTCGCCGGCCGCGGCAAGCGCATGCGCGGTCCCGACGGCCTGCCGTCCGCGGTGGGCCGTGTCTACACGGTGCCGGCGGTGACCGGCGGGGACGCCAGGTGGTACGTCCTGCTGCGCGACGGTCTCGCGCCGATCTCGCAGACGCAGGCGACGCTGATGCTGCAGGACCCGGCGAGCCAGGCCGCGTACGGACGTGGCCGCATGCGGCCACTTGAGGTGGACGCGGCCCGCGCCAACGCCTTCCCGCAGTCGCGCACGTCGCTCGCCGCCGACGGGCTTCCCGCCACGATGCCGCGGATCGAGACGCCGGACCCCGCCGCGCCGCTGTGCGCGGTGTACGCCGACACCGAGAAGGGCTCCACCCGCGCGAGCCTCACCATCGGCGGACGCCTCGCGATGCCGGCGCCGGCGGCCGCAGGCGCGGATCCCGACCACGTGGACCAGGTGCTGCTGCCGCCGGGTGGCGCGGTGCTCGCCGGGCTGCTGCCGGGTGACGGCCAGGCGCAGGCGGTGCGGGACCACTGGCTGATCACCGACCAGGGCCGGCGGTTCGCGCTCGCCTCGGCCGACGTGCTCGCCATACTCGGGTACGACGCGGCGCACGTGACGCCGGTACCCGCGCACCTTCTGCACCTGATCCCCGAGGGCCCGGCGCTGGACCCGGCGGCGGCGCGGGTGCCGGTGCCGGCCGGGGGGACGCCGTCGGCGCAGGTCCAGTGA
- a CDS encoding WXG100 family type VII secretion target, whose translation MAQQQTAANLPQIVEAAKRTENAHGLIGSIQTQLQGHVADLRAGWGGQSGMAFESVYNSWNTELGVVLRELGELARKLHTVEAKYRTTEAEQAGVATRLSANINA comes from the coding sequence ATGGCACAGCAACAGACCGCCGCCAATCTCCCTCAGATCGTCGAGGCCGCCAAGCGGACCGAGAACGCGCACGGGCTGATCGGCAGCATCCAGACCCAGCTGCAAGGACACGTGGCGGACCTCCGGGCCGGCTGGGGCGGGCAGTCCGGCATGGCCTTCGAGTCGGTGTACAACTCGTGGAACACCGAGCTCGGCGTCGTGCTGCGTGAGCTCGGCGAACTCGCGCGGAAATTGCACACGGTCGAGGCGAAGTACCGCACCACCGAGGCCGAGCAGGCCGGTGTCGCGACCCGCCTGTCGGCGAACATCAACGCCTGA
- a CDS encoding WXG100 family type VII secretion target — MAINNDVDRTLVNFGSMAAGRQDFARQWQAMEGTLQQLEGELDRLLGEWDGEARNAYWAARAQWDAASGRMAALLNQLGAVIEQGHENFSLTEKANVSMFDGR; from the coding sequence ATGGCGATCAACAACGACGTCGACCGTACGCTCGTCAACTTCGGCAGCATGGCCGCCGGCCGGCAGGACTTCGCGCGCCAGTGGCAGGCCATGGAAGGCACGCTCCAGCAGCTCGAAGGCGAACTCGACCGGCTGCTCGGCGAGTGGGACGGCGAGGCGCGCAACGCCTACTGGGCCGCACGCGCGCAGTGGGACGCCGCGTCCGGCCGCATGGCGGCGCTGCTCAACCAGCTCGGCGCGGTGATCGAGCAGGGACACGAGAACTTCTCGCTCACGGAGAAGGCCAACGTCTCGATGTTCGACGGCCGCTGA
- a CDS encoding WXG100 family type VII secretion target, translating to MGRISEIQAIKAGTAAPHGDPSTYGGVESVRSKIENTDPDWLSTAGNAYIRAAGMLEDTYQLLESVAGTMAGHWRDKSSGEAQKALQMLHATARELAYRAREVGAAHNDYAADLREAKANLPTSGWFTWDDDIGANWKTISPITIIEGAITGDTQSDNDKAREHLERLNQRITAVYQTLPQQVTMVLPDPGPPTAPPLTQAGYPGGGGGGYGGGGGGYGGGSGFGGTGGMPSYGGVRTPNTDDLFPGGVHPGTGLPGTGGPGADLPGAGGPGSGGTGGVPGTGLPGDGDSPGNGPAVPPGSTGGTGLNPNDPRATGLAGATPPPVPPPNATTLPTVPTSLTPPTTLPPGTTPLGTGPLGTTPFTAGPLGPGTAYGGAATGAAGQAALAGRAAAGTPLGGMPFMPMGGTPGEGDRERERTTWLTEDENVWGGDTTVAPPVIT from the coding sequence ATGGGCCGGATCAGCGAGATACAGGCCATCAAGGCGGGGACCGCCGCGCCGCACGGAGACCCGAGCACGTACGGCGGCGTCGAGAGCGTGCGCTCGAAGATCGAGAACACCGACCCCGACTGGCTGAGCACGGCGGGGAACGCCTACATCCGCGCGGCCGGCATGCTGGAGGACACCTACCAGTTGCTGGAGTCCGTGGCGGGGACGATGGCGGGCCACTGGCGGGACAAGTCCTCCGGTGAGGCGCAGAAGGCGCTGCAGATGCTGCACGCCACGGCGCGCGAGCTGGCGTACCGGGCCCGCGAGGTGGGTGCCGCGCACAACGACTACGCCGCCGACCTGCGCGAGGCCAAGGCCAACCTGCCGACCAGCGGCTGGTTCACCTGGGACGACGACATCGGCGCCAACTGGAAGACCATCTCGCCGATCACCATCATCGAGGGAGCCATCACCGGCGATACCCAAAGTGACAACGACAAGGCCCGGGAGCACCTGGAGCGCCTCAACCAGCGCATCACCGCCGTCTACCAGACCCTCCCCCAGCAGGTCACGATGGTCCTCCCCGACCCCGGTCCCCCCACCGCTCCCCCACTGACCCAGGCCGGCTACCCAGGCGGCGGTGGCGGCGGCTACGGAGGCGGTGGCGGCGGCTACGGCGGCGGCTCCGGCTTCGGCGGAACAGGCGGCATGCCGAGCTACGGCGGCGTCCGCACCCCGAACACCGACGACCTCTTCCCCGGCGGTGTCCACCCCGGCACCGGCCTCCCCGGCACCGGCGGCCCCGGCGCAGACCTCCCCGGCGCGGGCGGCCCCGGTTCCGGCGGTACCGGCGGCGTCCCCGGCACGGGTCTGCCAGGCGACGGCGACTCCCCCGGCAACGGCCCGGCCGTACCCCCCGGCTCCACCGGCGGCACCGGCCTCAACCCGAACGACCCAAGGGCCACCGGCCTGGCCGGCGCCACCCCTCCACCCGTCCCCCCACCGAACGCCACCACCCTCCCCACCGTCCCGACCTCCCTGACCCCACCGACGACCCTTCCCCCAGGCACCACCCCCCTGGGAACCGGCCCACTCGGCACCACCCCGTTCACCGCGGGCCCCCTGGGCCCAGGCACCGCCTACGGAGGCGCCGCCACCGGAGCGGCAGGCCAGGCGGCCCTCGCCGGCCGCGCCGCCGCCGGCACCCCCCTCGGCGGCATGCCCTTCATGCCCATGGGCGGCACCCCAGGCGAAGGCGACCGGGAACGCGAACGCACGACCTGGCTCACCGAGGACGAGAACGTCTGGGGCGGCGACACGACCGTGGCCCCCCCGGTCATCACCTGA
- a CDS encoding hemolysin family protein gives MAGGAAGAVSSPTGWLFAAVVLIIVGGLIASAETALARISRVRAEEFARRGTRSAHRLQAIVADPPRYLNLLLLLRLSCELGATVIATLLFIDMLGDEGQAYAAAAGVMIVISYVIVGVSPRTLGRQHAEPIALASAPVVYGLTRIFGPLPKLLILLGNALTPGKGFRDGPFTSEAELRDLVDLAEERRVIEPDERQMIHSVFELGDTIVREVMVPRTDMVFIERGKTLAQALSLALRSGFSRIPVAGENEDDVVGIAYLKDIVRRVHESGDNGETEREKVESIMRPATYVPDSKPIDELLREMQARQIHLAIVIDEYGGTAGLVTIEDVLEEIVGEITDEYDQETPRVEWLDDGGARVTARLSVDELGELFDTEIDTEDVDTVGGLLAHALGRVPIAGSQALVDGLSLTAETTAGRRNRISTVVVHRQPVSTTAETD, from the coding sequence ATGGCGGGAGGTGCGGCGGGAGCCGTGAGTTCTCCCACCGGATGGTTGTTCGCCGCCGTCGTCCTCATCATCGTCGGCGGACTGATCGCCAGCGCGGAGACGGCGCTGGCGCGCATCTCGCGGGTGCGCGCCGAGGAGTTCGCACGCAGGGGGACGCGCAGCGCGCACCGCCTGCAGGCGATCGTCGCCGACCCGCCGCGCTACCTCAACCTGTTGCTGTTGCTGCGGCTGAGCTGCGAGCTCGGCGCCACGGTGATCGCGACGCTGCTGTTCATCGACATGCTCGGCGACGAGGGCCAGGCGTACGCCGCCGCGGCCGGCGTCATGATCGTGATCAGTTACGTCATCGTCGGGGTGTCCCCGCGCACGCTCGGCCGCCAGCACGCCGAGCCGATCGCGCTGGCCAGCGCACCCGTCGTGTACGGCCTGACCCGTATCTTCGGCCCGCTGCCGAAGCTGCTGATCCTGCTCGGCAACGCTCTGACGCCTGGCAAGGGTTTCCGTGACGGCCCGTTCACCTCCGAGGCGGAGCTGCGCGACCTCGTGGACCTCGCCGAGGAGCGGCGCGTCATCGAGCCCGACGAGCGGCAGATGATCCACTCGGTGTTCGAGCTCGGCGACACCATCGTCCGTGAGGTGATGGTGCCGCGTACGGACATGGTGTTCATCGAGCGCGGCAAGACCCTGGCGCAGGCGCTGTCCCTCGCGCTGCGCAGCGGGTTCTCCCGCATCCCCGTGGCGGGGGAGAACGAGGACGACGTGGTCGGCATCGCCTACCTGAAGGACATCGTGCGCCGCGTCCACGAGTCCGGCGACAACGGCGAGACCGAGCGGGAGAAGGTCGAGTCGATCATGCGTCCCGCCACCTACGTCCCCGACAGCAAGCCCATCGACGAGCTGCTGCGCGAGATGCAGGCCCGCCAGATCCACCTGGCCATCGTCATCGACGAGTACGGCGGCACCGCGGGCCTGGTCACCATCGAGGACGTCCTGGAGGAGATCGTCGGCGAGATCACCGACGAGTACGACCAGGAGACCCCGCGCGTCGAATGGCTCGACGACGGCGGCGCACGGGTGACCGCGCGCCTCTCGGTGGACGAGCTCGGCGAGCTCTTCGACACCGAGATCGACACCGAGGACGTCGACACCGTAGGCGGCCTCCTGGCTCACGCGCTCGGCCGCGTCCCCATCGCCGGTTCCCAGGCCCTCGTCGACGGCCTGAGCCTGACCGCCGAGACCACCGCCGGCCGCCGCAACCGCATCAGCACCGTGGTCGTCCACCGCCAGCCCGTCTCCACCACCGCCGAGACCGACTGA
- the ybeY gene encoding rRNA maturation RNase YbeY: MSIEVANESGVDVDQASLVELAGFVLGRMGIHPLAELSILVVDEAAMSQLHEQWMGEPGPTDVLAFPMDELRPTQGGARQDADVPLDPALLGDVVLCPQVAAKQAAEAGHSAREELELLCTHGILHLLGYDHAEPDEHKEMFGLQGELLEAWREVRREP, from the coding sequence ATGAGTATCGAGGTGGCCAACGAGTCCGGGGTGGACGTCGACCAGGCCTCGCTCGTCGAGCTGGCCGGTTTCGTGCTGGGCCGCATGGGCATCCACCCGCTGGCCGAGCTGTCCATCCTGGTCGTCGACGAGGCGGCCATGTCCCAGCTGCACGAGCAGTGGATGGGGGAGCCGGGGCCGACGGACGTGCTGGCGTTCCCCATGGACGAGCTGCGGCCCACGCAGGGTGGCGCGCGTCAGGACGCCGACGTGCCGCTCGACCCCGCGCTGCTCGGTGACGTCGTGCTGTGCCCCCAGGTGGCGGCCAAGCAGGCCGCCGAGGCCGGCCACAGCGCGCGCGAGGAGCTGGAGCTGCTCTGCACGCACGGCATCTTGCATCTGCTCGGGTACGACCACGCCGAACCCGACGAGCACAAGGAGATGTTCGGCCTGCAGGGCGAGCTGCTGGAGGCATGGCGGGAGGTGCGGCGGGAGCCGTGA
- a CDS encoding PhoH family protein, whose translation MVSLLGSRDELLRVIEKAFRADVHVRGNEITISGPPEESALVVRLFEEMVELLQSGAQLTADAVERSIAMLRMSTARPADVLSLDILSSRGRTIRPKTVNQKRYVDAIDKHTIVFGIGPAGTGKTYLAMAKAVKALQAKEVNRIILTRPAVEAGERLGFLPGTLYEKIDPYLRPLYDALHDMLDPDSIPRLMAAGTIEVAPLAYMRGRTLNDAFIILDEAQNTSPEQMKMFLTRLGFGSKIVVTGDVTQIDLPGGQQSGLKVVQDILDGISDIYFSRLTSVDVVRHKLVSDIVDAYSRYDLATAEPHAIKGGGKRPRGR comes from the coding sequence ATGGTGAGCCTCCTCGGCTCCCGCGACGAGTTGTTGCGCGTCATCGAGAAAGCGTTCCGCGCCGACGTCCACGTCCGGGGCAACGAGATCACGATCAGCGGCCCCCCGGAGGAGAGCGCGCTCGTGGTGCGCCTCTTCGAGGAGATGGTGGAGCTCCTGCAGTCCGGCGCTCAGCTCACCGCCGACGCCGTCGAGCGCAGCATCGCGATGCTCCGCATGAGCACCGCCAGGCCCGCCGACGTGCTGTCCCTCGACATCCTGTCGTCCCGGGGCCGCACCATCCGGCCGAAGACCGTGAACCAGAAGCGCTACGTCGACGCGATCGACAAGCACACCATCGTCTTCGGCATCGGGCCGGCCGGCACCGGCAAGACCTACCTGGCCATGGCCAAGGCCGTGAAGGCCCTGCAGGCCAAAGAGGTCAACCGCATCATCCTCACGCGGCCCGCGGTCGAGGCCGGGGAGCGGCTCGGGTTCCTGCCCGGCACGCTGTACGAGAAGATCGACCCCTACCTGCGGCCCCTGTACGACGCGCTCCACGACATGCTCGACCCCGACTCCATCCCGCGGCTGATGGCGGCGGGCACGATCGAGGTCGCGCCGCTGGCCTACATGCGCGGCCGCACGCTGAACGACGCCTTCATCATCCTCGACGAGGCGCAGAACACCTCGCCTGAGCAGATGAAGATGTTCCTGACCCGCCTGGGCTTCGGCTCCAAGATCGTCGTCACCGGCGACGTCACGCAGATCGACCTGCCCGGCGGCCAGCAGAGCGGCCTCAAGGTCGTCCAGGATATCCTCGACGGCATCTCCGACATCTATTTCAGCAGGCTGACGAGCGTCGACGTCGTCCGGCACAAGCTGGTGAGCGACATCGTCGACGCCTACAGCCGGTACGACCTGGCGACCGCCGAGCCGCACGCCATCAAGGGCGGCGGCAAACGCCCCAGGGGAAGATAA
- a CDS encoding HIT domain-containing protein: MTDCLFCKIVSKNIPATVVHETDRTVAFRDLDPQAPTHVLVIPKGHYENAAALAEADDGLADEVLKAAHAVAVREGVAGDGYRIVFNTGPKAGQTVFHVHAHVLGGRPMTWPPG, from the coding sequence GTGACAGACTGCCTGTTCTGCAAGATCGTGAGCAAGAACATCCCCGCGACGGTCGTCCATGAGACCGATCGCACCGTGGCGTTCCGGGATCTCGACCCGCAGGCGCCGACGCACGTGCTGGTGATCCCCAAGGGCCACTACGAGAACGCCGCCGCGCTGGCCGAGGCGGACGACGGACTGGCCGACGAGGTGCTGAAGGCCGCGCACGCCGTGGCGGTGCGCGAAGGGGTCGCGGGGGACGGGTACCGGATCGTGTTCAACACCGGCCCAAAGGCCGGTCAGACGGTGTTCCACGTGCACGCGCACGTGCTCGGCGGACGCCCCATGACCTGGCCGCCTGGCTGA
- a CDS encoding SigE family RNA polymerase sigma factor, whose protein sequence is MAVTALYSAHYRSLVRLAVLLVRDSATAEEVVQDAFVALHGAWRRLRDTDKALAYLRQSVVNRSRSVLRHRAVVEKYAPKGLPDAPSAENGAIGELERSAVIEALRGLPARQREALVLRYYGDLSEAEIAGAMGISKGAVKSHTARGMAALRTLLEQLS, encoded by the coding sequence ATGGCCGTTACGGCGCTTTACAGCGCTCATTACCGGTCGCTCGTGCGTCTGGCCGTTTTGTTGGTCCGCGACAGCGCCACCGCGGAGGAAGTCGTTCAGGACGCCTTCGTCGCCCTCCACGGGGCATGGCGGCGGCTGCGCGACACCGACAAGGCACTCGCCTACCTGCGTCAGTCGGTCGTCAACCGATCGCGTTCCGTGCTGCGCCACCGCGCCGTCGTCGAGAAGTACGCCCCCAAGGGGCTGCCCGACGCGCCGAGTGCCGAGAACGGCGCCATCGGCGAGCTCGAAAGGTCCGCGGTGATCGAGGCCCTTCGCGGGCTTCCCGCACGGCAGCGCGAAGCGCTGGTCCTGCGGTACTACGGCGACCTTTCGGAAGCGGAGATCGCCGGTGCCATGGGCATCAGCAAGGGTGCGGTGAAGAGCCACACAGCACGCGGCATGGCCGCCTTGAGGACTCTCCTGGAGCAACTGTCATGA
- a CDS encoding 16S rRNA (uracil(1498)-N(3))-methyltransferase, producing MSVPVFLADDLSGDEILLDGPEGRHAAAVRRLRVGERVDLTDGAGAVAEGEVRFAGRDALRVAVLARRVVPPAVPRLVVVQALPKGDRGELAVEMMTEAGVDVIVPWAASRCVTVWKGDRAAKSLARWRSAAREAGKQARRFRLPEVTEQATTAKVAELLRGAATAVVLHEDAAEPLSRLPLATGGDIVVVVGPEGGVADDELRQFTEAGAAGVLLGPTILRTSTAGVAAAAVLLARTGRW from the coding sequence GTGAGTGTTCCTGTCTTCCTCGCGGACGACCTTTCCGGCGACGAGATCCTGCTGGACGGCCCCGAGGGCCGGCACGCCGCCGCCGTGCGGCGGCTGCGGGTGGGGGAGAGGGTCGACCTGACCGACGGCGCCGGCGCGGTGGCCGAAGGCGAGGTGCGGTTCGCCGGCCGGGACGCGTTGCGGGTGGCCGTGCTGGCGCGCCGGGTCGTGCCGCCGGCCGTGCCGCGACTGGTGGTGGTGCAGGCTCTTCCCAAAGGGGACCGGGGTGAGCTGGCGGTCGAGATGATGACCGAGGCCGGGGTGGACGTCATCGTGCCGTGGGCCGCGTCGCGGTGCGTCACCGTGTGGAAGGGGGACCGCGCGGCGAAGTCCCTGGCCCGCTGGCGGTCCGCCGCGAGAGAGGCCGGCAAGCAGGCCCGCCGGTTCCGGCTCCCTGAGGTGACCGAGCAGGCCACCACCGCGAAGGTGGCCGAGCTCCTGCGCGGCGCGGCCACGGCCGTCGTGCTGCACGAGGACGCCGCTGAGCCGCTCTCCCGCCTGCCTCTGGCGACCGGCGGTGACATCGTCGTCGTGGTGGGTCCCGAGGGAGGCGTCGCCGACGACGAGCTCCGCCAGTTCACGGAGGCCGGAGCGGCCGGCGTGCTGCTCGGCCCCACGATCCTGCGCACGTCCACCGCCGGGGTCGCGGCCGCGGCGGTGCTGCTGGCCCGCACGGGCCGGTGGTGA